Part of the Pseudoliparis swirei isolate HS2019 ecotype Mariana Trench chromosome 3, NWPU_hadal_v1, whole genome shotgun sequence genome, AATGAATTCAAGTAATAAATACAAGTCATTTTGAAAATAGGAAATGGATATAAAAAAGCGAGAACAAGTTTAGTTTACCTTGTTTTTGCAAGTGAAAAATGAATTCCATTTCTGTTgcgggagaaaaaagaaaagcagattatttcattattaattAGACATGAAGAATATTTCAGGAAATACAATACTAAAATCCAATCTATAATACAAAGAAATATCTAAACcatatttctaaaaaaaaaaaaaaacattcatacaACAGGTGCATCAAATCCTAAAAAGAGACTCGACGGTGCTTAAAGTTTTAATCCTAagactttttaaataaaaatgtccacTGGAAATTGCTTTTGAGAGGGATTGATTAAAAAGTATGCAACACTTAATCCATCGTTGGAAGTTTGTAATTTTTATCTCCACAATATCAGCctcattgtttacttttcacTCCCCCTCAGCCGAATAAGAGCTGTACCGAATGCGTCACATTAAAAAGCATTCAGctgccaaaaaaaccccccgggggcctTTTTAAGTGTAAAGCAGtcgcaaaaacaaaaacaaaaagagatcgGCACTTATCATAactgttcataaaaaaaaatctgaaatggTTATACGAGttgatttgagaaataaaagtcgATAGTCATAGTTACCTTTAGTGTGATAAGTGACAGCAGCTTTAATATCAAAGGACCGCCCGCTACCCCTTCGGCCAATGTCTTTAGAGTGGGCCTGTTTAGATGAGCCAAACACAGTGGTTAGCTGGCCCTGTGCGGGCTGAGCATCGTTGGCTTTAGTGCGAGCCAACGCAGCAGAACGTGCACCCTTGGCCTCCGCTTTCGTCTTTACCTGGCCACATGGCTGCcgcttgttctcctcctcactcgCCACGCGAGCGGGAGAACAAGCGTTAGACACTTTGCAGGGGGCACAAGTCCTTTTCTCCGGGTCTCGGGCGAAAGTGCCAAGCTCCAAGAACGATGGGCCAACGTCAAAGCAGGGCTGGGCGGCTTTGGCGGCGACAGCCCGACACTCGCTTGGAGGCGCGACCACAGCGATCTTGTCCACTGCaggcaccttgccgcctccccTGTCTGACCCCATGTTGGGCTCATTTATGAAGGAAAGCCCCCACTGATTCTGGAAGATTTGTCCCAGGGCTTTCCGATTCGTCTGAGCAGCCGGTGGGTCAAGGTGACGAGCACTAGGGAGCACAGGTTGCATATTTAAAGGGTAAATTAAAAGAGTTCTTCTTAGCTCATATGCTTCTCTGTCTACAGGACTGGTTGAAGAGTTACAGCTACTTTCCAAAGGAGATGCTACATTCTCGCCACTTGGGAAAGATGGGGATAGTGGAATACTACTAGCAGCAGGAGCAAAGAAGGTCCCCACTGATGGACAGCCATTCCCGTTTCCAGAAACAGGGCCATTAGTAAAGCTAGCTGAGGTGATAGTTTTCATAGCAGACATGGGGACCTGTGACAGtctgacaggaggaggcagtgcctctcctccaccttgagCTACTTTGTTGAGGTTCTCTTTTACTTTACTTGCATAACTGATCTTGGGAACGATTTTTGCACTGCTATTGTCCACAGGAAATACTGGCGGGGGCTTGAACAAAGTCCACGAGTCCTCTTTTGAAGGGGAGGAAAGCTTGGCTTTGTGCCTTTCCTCAGTTTTTTTACCAAAGGTGCCAACTATTTTGCCATCCGAGTTCTTCCGCTGAGATTCACCCATCGCAGCTTCTGACACAGCAGCCCGTCTAGCTGCCGACTGAGCTTCTCCTTTATGGGTGGCTCTGAAGCCGTCAAGCCGAGAAGTCACTCCCTTCTCTGTCGTCTCAAGATTAAAAGCCCCGTGCTCTTGAGTACTGCTGCCCTGCTGCatgtctctctccttgtctctcatcacatgatcagtgttcttGGCGTTGTTGCATCTGGCCTTGCGTTTCTTCGGAGTAGTATATCCACCTTCGGAGCCGCTGCCATCATTGTCCTTGCTAGAATAGCCATTTGTCATTAAGCCACAGTTTACAATGCCATTTTGAAGCAAAACAGAGACTTTCTTATCCATAGGTTGGCCCTCACGATGATTCAAATCCAGagccttttttttgtctttcttaaGGTCCGTACTCTTCTTCAGGTTCAATCCTTTGCTGCCCAGTTTTGAAACAGTTGTGTGCAGCTTCTGCCTAGACTTCTGcttcacatttgcattacttgtGTGTCTGTTACAATTGCCGTTGGGGGGATGCGACATGCCAACAGTATCAGACAGATGTGGATTCTTCTCCCCCTTCTCACCGATGTTCACTTTTTTATTGCCTGCAATGGGAAACAAAATCAGTTATATGTATATGACCAGACATGAAGTGTGAGTTTATATTAAAATCATTCTTTCCTATGGCGTGTACTGTGTAGAAACTTCCCCAAAGTGGATTTACAAAGAAATGCGTCAATTATTTTGACCTTTACCACAAAGTAGAAGTTATGCAACCAACAAGAAATGCAATGTTTGGGAAAGTAGTTATGACGTTATGTGAGCAATAGCCACAAAACCTGGAAACTGATTAAGATGCTTTGTCTATTAAATGATCACATTCAATAATAACCCAGGTGAACTATTGGCATCATTCAGTGTCATCTTTCCACATCATTAAAACGGTGTTGTATGCAATGCACAATGTTAAATTGTATAACAACCCACGTATTGTGTCCGTAGTAACTACCTAACCTTTGTATTTTCGGGCAGTTAATGTCGTTAAGAAAACTCGTTCCCCAGCTACATGCAGCAGAGAAGTGTCATTGCTAGTTTACGTTCATCGTGCTGCCCCAGCGTGCGTTCACATTCCCAGGTGGACAGTCACGGTGCCTCGCGGCTGTCAGTTGCACAATGGGCCGTTACACCGTTAACTTTCTGGAATCCGACGTCGCGGCGGGACGTGACGGGAGGGCCCACGGCAGCATACACGACTTATATTTGGAGGAGCCGTGCACCAGAAATAGGCTGTGTCAACGTGGGCCTTTGAATTAAATGGTGCTGCCCCTCATGTCCGCACACAAAAGCCAGCCTCGCTTCACTTCATCGTACATGCACGTTCTCGCTTGTTTTGGACCGACTTGACGTCAGCTGCCATGCTAGCGCGCGGTCGACGGGTACCAGTCAGGGTGCGCTTAGCTGCAGCCACCGTTAAATCAACCGGTAACCGCGTTGTTGCACGGCTCCACTTTGACTGGTCAACATGCAACAGgcccgtcacaggcggctaACGTTAGCCGATTCCAACTAGCTACCGACTCGGACATTAGCACGTCGCGGCACCAACGGTGGGTGATTGTGCCACGAGACAGCCGCCTAACATCCGCAACCCACGCGGGCGAAAGACGACAACGACATGCCAGAGTTGCAAAGTACCGCGGGCCGCACGCGCATCATTCACTCTCCGGGTGACTGGCGCGTTAGCTCGCTGTGAAACTCTAACATGGCCGACAGGAAATGGCAGCTCCGAACATTCCAGCGGAGCCGGCTCGCGCTCCCCAACCGAACAGAAGCGTTGCCGAGATGAACGATAGAGGGTTTGCCTACTGTAGAAAAGCGATTGCGCCGTGCGCGCGGAGCGGTTTGTGCGCTTCGCGAACACGCGGCGATCCAATTGGGAGAGCATTTTAGTTTGCAAAAGCAACATAAATGGGTGGTGAAACCGGCGTACAAGGTCAATCCCCGATATGTCAAACCACCACCAGCGACAACTGTCACGCAATGTCACCCTAACCCTGAATTACCAGCTAAACTTCCTTGCTAACTATCTCAATCACGACGGAGTTCGCGCTAGTTAGCGAATGCTAGTCGGCTCGTTGACATTAGCTGACTAAGGCTAGCAAGCGTTAGCTCACTTTTCCGGATGGCCCAACCTGTTTTCTTCGTCTGCGTTTCCTGATGCTTGCGCTGGAAGTGGCTCTGATCATGTTTTATACAAGTCACGCGTTGAATAGGCTGCCTGTCCTCTCCGCGGTGGTGGTATTGCCTTTCGTGTGCCCGATCTCTGGGCTGTTCCTCCATTGAAGTGTAGAATGTCGGACTTGTTCAACCAATATCTTAGCTCGCGGGGTCCAATCACTACCAGTGTAAAACGGAAGCTATTTGAAGCCTCTGTAAACGTCAGCAGTAAACGTTTAAAATGGCACTGTTTTGGGTGGTCAACGCCACCAAATTCCGTATCTACTATCTCTAGAGTTACATAAGGGGGTTATTTTTGTAGGACTTTTAGATCTCGGAAGATATTTCACATTTCACGCAAATAACGGACAAgggattgaaaaaaaaaaaaagtaacaatTTTCTGGGTGGGCAATAACAGGGTGTGAACTAAAAAGCATATGCCACGTCTCCAGACAGTGTGGAGGGTCCCGGGAGATCGTCCCCACTCCCAAAATGAGAAACACAATGTATAATTGCAAATTCCAAAATACGTCTATCCTCAAACATTTTCAATTCACTTCACAAGTATTTTAGCGCATGTCGAAAGAACAACATAGCCCTGTAGCCATCACGTTTTTATGATTTTTCTTTTGGCATTTTATGACATTaacaataatagtaataataatattgactATAGAATGACATTTTTCTATTGCATGTCAAGGCATAATACAATCCGACCTTCAATACATTGTTTTACCACATATTATCGTGGTAATACATTGTTTTAGTACAACCTCTAATAAGGCATGGCATGTTATGACGTTTTATGTTTTTcataaatttaaaaacatttttgcaTTATACACTGTATTATGACAATTGTATTACAATTACTTATTGgacttttttttacaacatCATTAAATAATTCTATGACATTCATTATAACCATTATGCAGCAGTAAGATAATGAGAGTTCTGAAAAAAGTATGACATCCTACActatgtgtgtatgaatattataacattttattttttcttgaatTTTATGGcatatgacttttatttttcttattgatATACTTTATATTAGATTTGTATGGCATACTTACTTTTCTATGCTTTTAAGACATgctacaacatttatttatttggcagAGTTTCAAAATAACAGCATTTtgtaagaaaatattttttttttagaatcaACACTGAATAAAGTACTTGCACATGAAAAGGAAGTACAACATGTAAACCGGACAGATATGTTTTACAGTACTAGTGCAGCTGATGGCCACTGGGGGGTTCTCCTGGACCAGTTTTAAATGGACAAGAGAACAATactcatttatttttccttGACTCCATCTCATCAAAGCTGCAGGCTACAGCTGATCCATTTAGTTGAGAAGCATTGTCATTTAAAGTAAGAGATAGTAATACTAATATGAAACTGATTCAATTTCTTCCTAAAACTCATACTTTTTATCTAATAGTGtggtctagagcaggggtgtcaaactcattttcagcatcatggctgtcCTCAAAGAGGCGGTGGTTACTGTAACACTATAAATCgtactactcccgaacatattgttaaataactttctttgcatttgattattgttttttttcaagtgtacaaatattgtacatgcatttctataaatgtaagaaaatgtctctaataatataacatatatccatttaattatattgattataacccacattactctatcaaagatcaaatgcatgttattacattaactttgttcaaagcttttttgtcacagttgagacggAAAATAATTGTGACCTGCtaagaacatgtaaacatatgtatatacagtatgtatgttttcatatatatgtgtatatatacatatatatatatatatatatatatattagggctgtcagcgttaacgcgttaatctatgcgattaatttggccgcgttaacgcactaaaatattttaacgcaattaacgcaactttttttactgatacacagaggaacgaaggggcgacgtgtcgggtgacgcggcgcggaaagatctcgtcacacgaaaccttcaacgtgatttgtcaatccgtttgtctgtcaacatttcagggaaaaaacaaccaatgaacactcagtaaatcacaaaggacctcccacctcacaggttaggctcatttagcaacctgtcagtcagagaaccagagaacacggcgcgaggacaatgagcctcatttcagagctgagattgttctggaatgtttgatgtataacacgtgggggtgtgtcacatgcaaaagactttaaacggtgaatttaatttattttgtaaaatgtataaaatgcccacagcctccagagggttaacgtgacatatttgaatgtcagtcagtcaccaaggccactggttctgctgctgttcaatgttaaagatgacaggaccaatggggtctcaatatacttctttttttttactaatctgatgtttcactgaagaaacaatttatcatccacgatattaaatacctcgctggcactgtatatgtacgaacctctttgaaaacacagctctgtatgaagttttgtctttaaaaagaaggaaaaaacttttaagcgcgattaattaatcgcaatttcaaaatgtgcgattaattagttaaatttttttaatcgattgacagccctaatatatatatatatatatcaatatggaAAACCTGCATTTTAGATGAAATAGAGGAAACACACATCCTTTTGGTTGTAAGGCCATAAGGATACTGGCATTTAATGGCATGCAATATGAATTGTATGTGCAGCTAAATAGACTGAATTCAATGCAgatacaaacatttaaaaaagtttaaatttgAAAGCTCCAGGACGGCCAGATTACTTTAAGGCCATATTTATAGTTTttgcagtttttattttttgtttattccATCTTCTACTCGGTTATATAAGTtgatcatttatattta contains:
- the nufip2 gene encoding FMR1-interacting protein NUFIP2 isoform X2 — its product is MEEQPRDRAHERQYHHRGEDRQPIQRVTCIKHDQSHFQRKHQETQTKKTGNKKVNIGEKGEKNPHLSDTVGMSHPPNGNCNRHTSNANVKQKSRQKLHTTVSKLGSKGLNLKKSTDLKKDKKKALDLNHREGQPMDKKVSVLLQNGIVNCGLMTNGYSSKDNDGSGSEGGYTTPKKRKARCNNAKNTDHVMRDKERDMQQGSSTQEHGAFNLETTEKGVTSRLDGFRATHKGEAQSAARRAAVSEAAMGESQRKNSDGKIVGTFGKKTEERHKAKLSSPSKEDSWTLFKPPPVFPVDNSSAKIVPKISYASKVKENLNKVAQGGGEALPPPVRLSQVPMSAMKTITSASFTNGPVSGNGNGCPSVGTFFAPAASSIPLSPSFPSGENVASPLESSCNSSTSPVDREAYELRRTLLIYPLNMQPVLPSARHLDPPAAQTNRKALGQIFQNQWGLSFINEPNMGSDRGGGKVPAVDKIAVVAPPSECRAVAAKAAQPCFDVGPSFLELGTFARDPEKRTCAPCKVSNACSPARVASEEENKRQPCGQVKTKAEAKGARSAALARTKANDAQPAQGQLTTVFGSSKQAHSKDIGRRGSGRSFDIKAAVTYHTKEMEFIFHLQKQDPKRVVVYDETQDGPDQ
- the nufip2 gene encoding FMR1-interacting protein NUFIP2 isoform X3, yielding MEEQPRDRAHERQYHHRGEDRQPIQRVTCIKHDQSHFQRKHQETQTKKTGWAIRKSNKKVNIGEKGEKNPHLSDTVGMSHPPNGNCNRHTSNANVKQKSRQKLHTTVSKLGSKGLNLKKSTDLKKDKKKALDLNHREGQPMDKKVSVLLQNGIVNCGLMTNGYSSKDNDGSGSEGGYTTPKKRKARCNNAKNTDHVMRDKERDMQQGSSTQEHGAFNLETTEKGVTSRLDGFRATHKGEAQSAARRAAVSEAAMGESQRKNSDGKIVGTFGKKTEERHKAKLSSPSKEDSWTLFKPPPVFPVDNSSAKIVPKISYASKVKENLNKVAQGGGEALPPPVRLSQVPMSAMKTITSASFTNGPVSGNGNGCPSVGTFFAPAASSIPLSPSFPSGENVASPLESSCNSSTSPVDREAYELRRTLLIYPLNMQPVLPSARHLDPPAAQTNRKALGQIFQNQWGLSFINEPNMGSDRGGGKVPAVDKIAVVAPPSECRAVAAKAAQPCFDVGPSFLELGTFARDPEKRTCAPCKVSNACSPARVASEEENKRQPCGQAHSKDIGRRGSGRSFDIKAAVTYHTKEMEFIFHLQKQDPKRVVVYDETQDGPDQ
- the nufip2 gene encoding FMR1-interacting protein NUFIP2 isoform X1, whose amino-acid sequence is MEEQPRDRAHERQYHHRGEDRQPIQRVTCIKHDQSHFQRKHQETQTKKTGWAIRKSNKKVNIGEKGEKNPHLSDTVGMSHPPNGNCNRHTSNANVKQKSRQKLHTTVSKLGSKGLNLKKSTDLKKDKKKALDLNHREGQPMDKKVSVLLQNGIVNCGLMTNGYSSKDNDGSGSEGGYTTPKKRKARCNNAKNTDHVMRDKERDMQQGSSTQEHGAFNLETTEKGVTSRLDGFRATHKGEAQSAARRAAVSEAAMGESQRKNSDGKIVGTFGKKTEERHKAKLSSPSKEDSWTLFKPPPVFPVDNSSAKIVPKISYASKVKENLNKVAQGGGEALPPPVRLSQVPMSAMKTITSASFTNGPVSGNGNGCPSVGTFFAPAASSIPLSPSFPSGENVASPLESSCNSSTSPVDREAYELRRTLLIYPLNMQPVLPSARHLDPPAAQTNRKALGQIFQNQWGLSFINEPNMGSDRGGGKVPAVDKIAVVAPPSECRAVAAKAAQPCFDVGPSFLELGTFARDPEKRTCAPCKVSNACSPARVASEEENKRQPCGQVKTKAEAKGARSAALARTKANDAQPAQGQLTTVFGSSKQAHSKDIGRRGSGRSFDIKAAVTYHTKEMEFIFHLQKQDPKRVVVYDETQDGPDQ